taacacagccaagaactccttctttgctgatctattttgaactctttcaaaatcatgtcaaggtgtgcgttctttgaaagtatcatcgggcatcttgatctatctctatggatcttgatgcccaatatgtaagcagctttatccaggtcttcctttgaaaaactcctttcaaacaaccctttatgctttccagaaattctacatcatttcggatcaacaatatgtcattcacatatacttatcagaaatgttgtagcgctcccactcactttattgtaaatacaagtttctaacaaactttgcataaacccaaaaactttgatcactccatcaaagcgtatattctgactccgagatgcttgctctaatccatggaaggatcgctggagctagcataccttttagcatccttaggatcgacaaaacctttttgattgtatcacatacaacctttccttacgaaaactggtaaggaaacttgttttgacatccatctgccagatttcataaatgcagctaatgctaacatgattccgatggacttaagcatcgctacggatgagaaaatctcatcgtagtcaactccttgaacttgtggaaatactcttagccacaagtcgagcttcatagacggtaacattaccgtccacgtccgtcttcttcttaaagatccatttatctcgaatttcatggcttctaaccatttgtcggaatatgggcccaccatcgcttctccatagctcgtaggttcagtattgtccaacaacatgatatctcagacaggatcacgtaccactctgaagtagcatgcatcctcgtcgtcctacgaggtttggtagtgacttgatccgaagtttcatgatcactatcataagcttccacttcaattggtgtaggtgccacaggaacaacttcctgtgccctgctacacactagttgaagtgacggttcaataaccttatcaagtctccaccatcctcccactcaattctttcgagagaaacttttcctcgagaaaggacctgtttctagaagcaattacttttgcttccagatctgaaataggaggtataaccaactgtttttgggtattctatgaagacgcatttatccgctttgggttcgagcttatcagcctgaaacttttttacataagcatcgcagccccaaacttttaagaaacgacaacttaggtttctctaaacagtgtcgtctcaacggaattgcgtggtgccccttttcaagtgaatgcggttatctctaatgcctaacccataaacgatagtggtaattcgataagagacatcatggtatgcaccatatccaatagggtgcagttatgatgttcggacacaccatcacactatggtgttccaggcggtattaattgtgaaacactttccacaatgtcttaattgtgtgccaaactcgtaactcagatactcatctctatgatcatatcacagacattttatcctcttgtcgcgacgatcttcaacttcactctgaaattacttgaacctttcaataattcagacttgtgtttcatcaagtaaatacactcagcatctactcaaatcatctgcgaagtaagaacataacgatatccactgcatgcctcagcactcattggactgcatacatcaaaatgtattacttccaataagttgctctcttgttccattttactgaaaacgaggcctttcagtcatcttgcccatgtggtatgatttgcatgtctcaagtgattcaaaatcaagtgagtccaaacgagtttcttcatgcatatatataccaatagacatggttcgcatgtctcaatcttttcaaaaacgactgagtccaaagatccatctacatggagcttcttcatgcgttctataccaatatgactcaaatggcagtgccacaagtatgtggtactatcattactattttatatcttttggcacgaacatgtgtatcactacgatcgagattcattttaggtgcaagaccattgaaggtattattcaaataaacagagtaaccattattctccttaaatgaataaccgtattgcgataaacataatccaatcatgttcaacgcaaacaccaaatctcgatagtagagggagcatgcgatgcttgatcacatcaaccttggaaacacttccaacacatatcgtcatctcacctttagctagtctccatttattccgcagcttttatttcgagttgctaacacttagcaaccgaaccggtatctaataccctggtgctgctaggagtactagtaaagtacacattcatataatgtatatccaatacacttctgtcgaccttgcctgccttcttatctaccaagtatctagggtagttccgcttcagtcaccgttcccctcattacagaagcacttagtctcgggtttgggttcaaccttgggattcttcactagagcagcaaatgacttgctgtttcatgaagtatcccttttgcccttgcccttcttaaactagtggttttactaaccatcaacaattgatgcaccttcttgatttctactttcgcggtgtcaaacatcgcgagttgctcaaggatcatcatctatccttgatatttatagttcatcacgaagctctaatagcttggtggcagtgattatggagaaccatcactatctcatctggaagattaactccgactcgattcaagtgattgtagtactcagacaatctgagcacatgctcaacgattgagcttttctcccttagtttgcaggcttaagaaacttgtcaaaggtctcatacctcttgacgtgggcactagtccgaaatcccaatttcagtcttcggaacatctcatatgttctgcgacgtttcaagaACCGTCTTTGGTgtcacaattctaaaccgttagcattacgcactgaactatcacgtagtcatcaaaacgtgtatgtcagatgttttgcaacatctacagacgacgctgaggttcagcacaccgagcggtgcattaaggacataggccttctgtgcagcaatgaggacaatcctcagtttacggacccagtccgcataattgctactatcaactttcaactaaattttctctaggaacatatcttaaacagtagaactaaagcgcaagatatgacataatttgcaaagacctttttgactatgttcatgataatgaagttcacctgattattgaactcccactcagatagacatccctctagtcatctaagtgatacatgatccgagtcaaactaggacgtgtccgatcatcacgtgagacggactagtcatcatcggtgaacatcttcatgttgatcgcatctactatacgactcatgttcgacctttcggtctcttgtgttccgaggccatgtctgtacatgctaggctcgtcaagtcaacctaagtgtttcgcatgtgttccgaggccatgtctgtacatgctaggctcgtcaacacccgttgtattcgaacgttagaatctatcacacccgatcatcacgtggtgcttcgaaacaatgaaccttcgcaacggtgcacagttagggggaacactttcttgaaattattataagggatcatcttacttactaccgtcgttctaagcaaataagatgcataacatgataaacatcacatgcaatcaaatagtgacatgatatggccaatatcattttgctcctttgatctccatcttcggggcaccatgatcatctttgtcaccggcatgacaccatgatctccatcatcatgatctccatcattgtgtcttcatgaagttgtcacgccaacgattacttctacttctatggctaacacgcttagcaataaagtaaagtaatttacatggcgttattcaatgacacgcaggtcatacaaaaataaagacaactcctatggctcctgccagttgtcatactcatcgacatgcaagtcgtgattcctattacaagaatataatcaatctcatacatcacatatatcattcatcacatcttctggccatatcacatcacatagcacatgctgcaaaaacaagttagacgtcctctaattgttgttgcaagtttttacgtggcttgtataggtttctagcaagaacgtttcttacctacgtaaaaccacaacgtgatatgccaatttctatttacccttcataaggacccttttcatcgaatccgttccgactaaagtgggagagacagacacccgctagccaccttatgcaactagtgcatgtcagtcggtggaacctgtctcacgtaagcgtacgtgtaaggtcggtccgggccgcttcatcccacaatgccgccgaaacaagataagactagtagctgcaagaagaattgacaaaatcgacgccccaactactttgtgttctactcgtgcatagaaactacgcatagacctagctcatgatccCACTGtgggggaacgtagcagaaattcaaaattttctacgcatcaccaagatcaatctatggagtactctagcaacgagggaaaggggagtggatctacatacccttgtagatcgtgatgcggaagcgttgcaagaacgcggatgaaggagtcgtactcgtagtgattcagatcgcggttgattccgatctaagcaccgaagaacggtgcctctgcgctcaacacacgtgcagcccggtgacgtctcccacgccttgatctagcaaggagagagggagaggttggggaagactccgtccagcagcagcacgacggcatggtggtgatggaggagcgtggcaatcccgcagggcttcgccaagcactgcgggagaggaggaggagggagaggggtaggactgcgccgaaagagagacgttctcgtgtcttgggcagccccaaacctcaactatatataggaggggagggggctgcgccccctctagggttcccaccccaaggggtggcggccagccctagatcccatctagggggcggccaaggggaggagaggggggcgccactagggtgggccttaaggcccatctggacctagggtttgccccctcccactctcccatgcgctttgggccttggtgggggggggcgcaccagcccacctggggctggtcccctcccacacttggcccacgcagccttctggggctggtggccccacttggtggacccccgggaccctcccggtggtcccggtacattaccgatatcacccgaaactttttcggtgaccaaaacaggacttcccatatataaatctttacctccggaccattccggaactcctcgtgacgtccgggatctcatccgggacttctaacaacattcggtaaccacgtacatactttccctataaccctagcgtcatcgaaccttaagtgtgtagaccctacgggttcgggaaccatgcagacatgaccgagacgttctccggccaataaccaacagcgggatctggatacccatgttggctcccacatgttccacgatgatctcatcggatgaaccacgatgtcggggattcaatcaatcccgtatacaattccctttgtctatcggtatgttacttgcccgagattcgatcgtcggtatccctataccttgttcaatctcgttaccggcaagtctctttactcgttctgtaactcacatcatcccgtgatcaactccttggtcacattgtgcacattatgatgatgtcctaccgagtgggcccagagatacctctccgtttacacggagtgacaaatcccagtctcgattcgtgccaacccaacagacactttcggagatacctgtagtgcacctttatagccacccagttacgttgtgacgtttcgtacacccaaagcattcctacggtatccgggagttgcacaatctcatggtctaaggaaatgatacttgacattagaaaagctctgagcaaacgaactacacaatcttgtgctaggcttaggattgggtcttgtccatcacatcattctcctaatgatgtgatcccgttatcaacgacatccaatgtccatggttaggaaaccgtaaccatctattgatcaatgagctagtcaactagaggcttactagggacatggtgttgtctatgtatccacacatgtatctgagtttcctatcaatacacttctagcatggataataaacaattatcatgaacaaggaaatataataataacctatttattattgcctctagggcatatttccaacaataattTCTTGGCAAATGTACTACGAGGTACTGGACAGTAGTACCTATATCGCATGGTGTTGCACAATTTGAGATGTAAAAACAACTTAAATCTTGTCGAACACCCACACTGACACAAAGTTACAGTAGAGTTCCTTGGCGACTACGGTGGATGTTGGTTGCGGCGTAGCGTTTGACACGATGAGCATGGAGTCGCGGGTGAGCGGGCTCGTTGGCATTGTGGCAAACTAGTTGCTAGCGTCGCCGCCGCAGAAAAAGTACACGCGGAGTGACGAATAGGAGGGCGCTGAGCTAGAGGGCGGGAGAGGAGAAATGCAGCGCGCGTGCCTTGACGATGTCAGTGTGGCAGGATGCGTGAGAGGAATCCGAAAGGAACGACGCTGACGACAGTGTAGTAGGACGCATGCAAGGAGGCCGAGAGGAACGACGCTCACGGTGGTGCCGGTGTAGCAGGATGTGGGCGAGAAGGCCAAGAGAAACAATGCCGACGACTGCTCAATTGTAGTAGGACGTAGAAGAGAAGGCCGCGATGAACAACGGCGACAACCGCTCAAGTGTAATAGGACAGTGAAGAGGAGGCCGAGATGAATGACAACGACGATGACGCGAGTGCAACAGGACATGGGAGAGGAGGCCGAGAGGAACCACGTCGGTAGTGACACCAGTGTAATAGGACGTGAGACATGAGGGACAGAGAAACGATTAGAAGGGACTAGGCGAAGGAGATTAAGAGTGTCATTAAAACACAACACATGCATATACACAAGGGACAATTCCATTTATTCCCCTAACTTGAGCCACCACCTGGCATTTGCCCCTAATTTCCAGGTGTGCTAAAAAATACCCCTCTTTCGTCAAGTCACCTTACAGAAATGCCCTTCTGTGCCgttaccgtccggtcaaaggggtttgaccgtTTGGTGAATAGTAAATGGTGAACAGTAAATTCgaaaaaaaatagcaaaaaaaatcaaaaaaatctgaaattttgtggGATCGAAGATACTCAAGGGAGCAAGGCGCGTGCAAATTTTGGCACAGTTTGGACATTCCAGCAGCTCGTGTCAAACGAAAAACTTTAAAATGTACGCTGTGAGCAATAAATTAAAAAAAgcaagaaaattcaaaaaaatataaaaaattttGGCATCAAAGAGGCTGGGGTGCGCAAGGTGCATGCAATTTTTTTTTTGCGTTTCGACACTGTAGGAGCTCGTggagaaaaaaaacaaaatttgacgcagaaaaaactttgaaaaaatgcactattttgtttttttgctAGAGCACCTCGCATGCCATTTGATCACAATAATTTGTAAGCCCCTTGTGCACCCAAGCCTCTTTGATGCCAATAAAATTCTTATTTTTTAAAATTTCTTGCTATTTTTTTAATTTACTGTTCACAGCGTATAGATTTAAATTTTTTCCTTTCCCACGAGTTCCTGGAATGTCCAAACAACGCAAAAACTTGCACACACCTTGCGCCCTTAAGTATCTTCGATCccacaaaatttcagattttttatatttttttgctattttttcgaATTTACTGTTCCCCATGTTACTATTCACCAGacggtcaaacccctttgaccggacggcaagggcatttctgtaaggtgacttgacggaagaggggtatttttgagcatacatgaaaattaggggcaaatgcCAGGTGGTGGCTCAAGTTAGGGGGATAAATGGAATTGTCCCTATACATAATCACGAAGAAGATGTAGATTTACTCGTCTACGTTCATCGTAAATAAAAACATGCAATACGGAAGTCATGTGGAACTGCAAGATGAAGCTATTCATCAAAGGAAATTTCGAACGACCGACCGTGCGTGATGAATTTGACAAAATTCGTTCAAAATAGCTCCGAACATGAACACGAAATTGAACATTTGCAATTAACGAACTACAAACCGATTGCTCGAATAATACTATAACATGGATGTGCCTCTAAGCACCATCGTGTAGATTATACGGAACTAATAAGTAGACGAGATTAGGTGTTAAATCAAAACACACCACATGCAACCTCACATACAACCTCACATACAACCTCACATACAACCAGTCCACTACGTTTTTTTGCATCACTTAAGTTTGGCTTGTTGAAAACTGCCGATTCAGTCATTTCTATCGAGTTTGGCTCAATCCACACAACCAAACAATACAATTTCATCCTGTTACCGATCGCTGTTTTTGTTGGCATCACAGCCGTCCATTCAGCTCCCGATCCAGCCGTCCATTGAACGTTCACGCGGATCCATGGGCCCACCGCCActtcctcctcccctctcccctcgAATAAATACTCCGCAAATCTCGTCTCCTTGGCCACCAACGCACTCGCAATCAGCAGTCAAGCAATCCCCACTCACATCTCTCCACTTCCCGAATCCTTTGTCCAGCTCGCCATGGACGCCTCAGCCACCGTAGCCACCGGGAAGGGGAAGAAGGGCGTGGCCGGGCGCAAGGCGGGCGGCCCCAGGAAGAAGTCCGTGTCGCGGTCCGTCAAGGCCGGGCTCCAGTTCCCCGTCAGCCGCATCGGGCGCTTCCTCAAGAAGGGCCGCTACGCGCAGCGCGTCGGCTCCGGCGCCCCCGTCTACCTCGCGGCCGTCCTCGAGTACCTCGCCGCcgagctgctggagctcgcgggCAACGCCGCCAAGGACAACAAGAAGAGCCGGATCATCCCCCGCCACCTGCTGCTCGCCATCAGGAACGACGAGGAGCTCGGCAAGCTGCTCGCCGGCATCACCATCGCGCACGGCGGCGTGATTCCCAACATCAACCCGGTGCTGCTCCCcaagaagacggccgagaagtCCCCCAAGGAGCCCAAGTCGCCCAAGAAGACCGCCAAGTCCCCCAAGAAGGCTTAGGTTCCTTGCGTAGTTAGGCTGTAGCTGGGGTGTATGGATGGGTGTGCTTGAGGATACTTCAGTTCGAAGTAGACTGTTCTTGCTTTGTCGTTGTATTTTCTGACCGTGATTTCAATGAAACAATAAGTTGCTTTGATACATTTTATTCGATCTGTGTTTCATCTGCCCTTGCCCCTTGTTGTCGATTTGCTCAGAATTGTCATCACTCATGTGCTTTGGATTTCATCCATCCAGGGGCCTGGGCGGGCAACTGCGAAGGTAGGTGGGAATCAACTTCTTTGGCGCGTGCCTGAAATATTTGGTGGTGGGGTTTCCCGCCCCAATTTCGTATATAGCATTAATCGAAAATGAAAAATTGAAAATCCGCGTCTATTTCCCCGCTCCAATTTCGCGCCCAGAAACAGAAAGATTGGACGAAAATTTCGATTTGGCGGGGAGACTGAAAACTCTATTTGCCCGCTCGTTCTGAATTTCAGTTCTGGGAGTTTGGCGCGCAACTGAAAACTGTCTCCTCTGAATTTCAGTTCTGGGAGTTTGGCGGGCAACTGGACGAGATTATCGATTTGGCGGGGAGATTTGCCGCTCGTTCTGAAATTCAGTTCTGGGAGTTTGGCGGGCAACTGAAAACTGTATCATCTGTTATTTTTTAGCGGTGAGATTTCCCGCTTCAGTTTCGTGCTCATCTGGCATATCCTTTTGCAATCTTGGAACCATCTACCAGGTCCTCATGTCCCGGATGGGCGCACAACTAATTTCCGGAAGGATAGTTGGATACATGGAGGAAGGAAATAATCAAAGACCTGGTGAATTCCATATTCAGGCGCTCCAAGAAACTCACGGTGGCGGAGGGCTTGCCGTGGCAACCGCCGGGTAGCTGATCTGTACCCGGACATGTCGGAGCGGGGTCGTGCCATTGAAGCACTATTCCTTGGTCACATTTTCTGTTAAGCGAGGGCGGAGATCGCCTTAGATGGCCGTGGAGGACAAACTCAGGTAAATTCTCTACAAAATCAGAATATAATGCCTTCTCTGTGCTGTAGGCAGGGAGGGTATACCATGTGCTAAATAAATCTGGGGAATGGATCAAGAGCACCGGCGAATCTATATAGTATGATGAAAACCAATATGCCTTCAGTGGTGGATACATTGTGTAGATCATCACCATCTGTTCCCATGATACCAATCTGTACAATGAAGCTTCTAAAGGGGCATAATGATCTGTTTAACTATGGAAGTATCCGCCAGCTACTGGTCTGGTGCCACAGCACAAGAGAAATCCAGACTTGCGAATTTCATCCAGATTCGGGAGATTTAGCTCACAGAGCCAGTTAACAACACTAATAAACTATCGGTAGAAGTGGTCAAAGGAACACTGCATTCCAGTTGCAGATTCAGGTAACAGCTCAGATGGTACAAGGTCCATTTTTAAGAAACAAGAAATGACCCACCAAATAGCTTATATCCATGACATTCGATCCATGCATGCAACATGGTATAATGCTTATGAATACAGAATGTGGCAACAAGATGAACATGGTACTTGGTACAGATACAGGGTTAAACTGGTATTACATTGCATAGTTATACAAACGCGTAGCTCTTCACATCACCTGCTCTTCTTGCTGTTCCCAGATAACCATGAAATCCGCACAGCATAGGTTAAGATCAAAGCATTTCCATTCAAAGAATTATGTAAGTTGCATGGCAGAAATTATCAGAGGAATGCACAGAACAAATAGGCAGGGAGAAACTACAGCTCACGGAAGTTCAGGTGATAAACACACGCGGTTCGACAGTTCACCAGCTTCCCAGATAACCAAATCATCTACTCTACTCACAACCTACCACTAGCAGTTGGCTGCTAATGCTATACGCGGTGAACCAACAGAGTATCTTGCAAAAATACATTAATAGCATGGCAATGATAATGAACTTCTGACGATACCAATTAGACATCAACACTATATGGCCATACTACATGAAGCAATTTTTGTGTTTACAAAGTCAGTCATCGTTTCTCCATTTTCTAAAGAGCACAGACTACTAAAGGGGATTCGTAACCAACCTAGAATTATCGCAAATAATGAGTGAAACCGACAAATCATTCCGTCATCACAGAACAGCGAATAAGATTGATTCTTACCTAGTAATAATTTCTGAAAACAACTTAACAGGCAGAAGGTGCGCATAAACCAATAAATGGACCACCTTGCTGTTTCTGAATACGAAGTCCCGGCTGTTAATATTCCCACCATGAGACGATCTTACAATTCCATTCGGACGAGACCAGTGCAGGCTCGTCTCCAAACATAGCAGCAGAAGTTTTGATTAAAATGACAACCAGACACCTGATCTACAAACAGAGAATTATGCAACAAAAGCAAAACCTCGAGAGTTCAGAGGAGCATCTGTACTGACAAGAGTACAGTAAAACAAAAACGGAAGAGGTTCGAAAACCAGCACTCAAACCTTACAAACTTTTGTATGTGAAAAGATGATTAATTTTTCAATACAAGCATGTTTTGCAGTCAGCATACATTTTGCATCAGTAAAttttttttggaacaaagacGCACGAAGCGTCTGGCTTTAAATCAGTAAAGCCACAAGGCAGCATCCACACAAGGTTTTCAACATTACAATCCGGTAAAACATAAGTTCCGCGGGCTCGACGTCCCGACAAAGGCTAAGAACCAAGTAGTTTAAGGATCACAAAAGCGGAGCGAAACATAGAGCTCAACGCAAAAGACTCAAGCTTGCTGTCCTTCTTGTCGCGATTTCACCATGCACAGCTTGATCTGCTCCATAATCTCAGTCATGCGGTCCTCATCACGCGTCTTCCCCAACGGCGCCCAAGCCTGTAAGAAAATGTGACATTTGAATAGAATATCAGCTGGGTGTGCAGGGAACTTGTGTTCTATGGTTATTTTGTTCTGCACCGACCAAAGCGACCAAAGCAGCGCCCCTACGCAACGCCAAACAACCCTCGCGTTGGCACCCCTCTGTGCCGACAGCAAGGTCAACAGATCATCGCTAGATTGCGGGTTCCAATTCTGCTTGAAAGCATCCCTAACCGCACTCCACGCAAATCTAGCTAAACAACACCCGAAGAACACGTGGTTAGCGTTTTCCCCAAGGCCGCAAATGGCACATGTCTCGTCCACCGGCCCGTTTCGTTTGGCCACGTTATCCGAAGTTGGAAGGCGGTAGCAGAACATTTGCCACATAAATATCTTGATCTTAAGGGGAAAGCCAGCCTTCCATAGCCCCCTAGCCATGTCTAGCGCGTTCCCCTTGGTCAACTTGTCATATAAAGATTTCACCGAGAATTTCCGGGAGGAAGTAAGCTTCCATGCTATTGAGTCATTCTCATGGCTAAGGTTCCTCCCCTCGAGTTCAGCCACGAGCGTGGCCCAGGAAGCAGCCTCTCCTGCCTCGAGAGTCCTAAAGAAGGAGATTGCCGGAGGATGCACGCGCAGGGCGTTGGCTACCAGAATGTTAGTGTCAGTGGCCAGTTGATATAACTCCGGGTGTGATTGCCACAACGGTGCTTGTCCCCGCCAACAGTCAAGCCAAAACCGCGTGGACGTGCCATTGTTAACACTGAACTGAGCACCCACCGAGAAGGCCGGTCTCACCGCTTGGATCCCGTTCGAAAACGCCGAGCCATTGGAC
The sequence above is a segment of the Aegilops tauschii subsp. strangulata cultivar AL8/78 chromosome 6, Aet v6.0, whole genome shotgun sequence genome. Coding sequences within it:
- the LOC109779228 gene encoding histone H2A-like, with the protein product MDASATVATGKGKKGVAGRKAGGPRKKSVSRSVKAGLQFPVSRIGRFLKKGRYAQRVGSGAPVYLAAVLEYLAAELLELAGNAAKDNKKSRIIPRHLLLAIRNDEELGKLLAGITIAHGGVIPNINPVLLPKKTAEKSPKEPKSPKKTAKSPKKA